TTCGTTGAATATTTCTAGAGTTCATTAGTAAATTATAATGTTATTTATTACATAAGGACCTTTTAAGCATTTTTTTGATTTTAGTAGCACTGTTTTATTTTCCGGCCACTTTGAATTCTGCGTCGTATTTGTTACATGCCTGGTTGCTAGGCAGTGTAGTTAGCTGATTGGTAACTGCTAACTAAGCAATCACTAACCACACAGCCAGGCAAAAAGGACAGGGTTACACCTTGAAATGGGTACAAGAAGAACCATTGGAGAAGGAAGAGATGGTGGCAGCAGAATGTAATTTCGTTTTCGGAAACTGGACACTTTAATGCATTTTGCTTTTAATGATAAAGTTGAAAACAAGATGCTTTTTAATAATGTTTTCTATTGATATCTGAGTCATAATTATCACTAAAAGAAATAAAACTATTTCCATGTCTGCTAAATTTCTGTATATGTTAGTAAATAAACGTTGGATTTTAACACTTCTTTGATAATAATATTGCTCCAAGTGTTCGTCTCCCATACAACCCACTGCAAAACTTGTGCCATATGTCGGTGGAAGGAAAGTTGACAGTGCCTGCTTTAGGACTGCATGTTGTATAGTATATGTAATTTCATATGCTAACTGCACTAATCCTTATTTAAAAGGAAAGTCCAGGGAATTAGGATTTATCCCTAGAGAATGAACGGGCGAACATCTCATTTATACATGGAGTTCTTCCTGTTTATATGAACGATTGGACTCGACTGAAGAGATAGGATTAATCCCACCATTCTTGAGGTCACTCTGTTTGCCTGCTTCGATGGTACTTTTGATTGGACGTGTTTGTTCACTGTAGTGTGATCCTGCCAACAAGTCATTTTCATTTCTCCTGAAAACAAATTAAGGAAGCATTTTGCATGGCTTGAATCTTGCACGCTGTCGAACGTGAGGTTAGACATTAAGGTTAGCAGCTGTTTCTGCTCCCTCAAGAAATAGTCCATGTACCGACTAATCCAGAAACTTCCGAGTTTGTATCTCAAATAGTAGCTGTTCGACAACATGGTGTTTTCATATGTGTGTGGGATATCAGTCTAGGAGTGGCATCCattttattttttcattttcCAGTATCAACATCAAATATTCCTGCGTGAGTGGGATGGGTAAAatgttattttaaaaataatctaTTTTACTCAGTCAGAACAACTCCCAACTTCAAAAGCGCGCCACTTTAATACAAGTTAAAATGAAATGTACTAAACCGTTGGGTAAAATGTGGTTGGGCCATGCTCACACAGGGTGCAAAGAAACTGAACGGGCTTTCATCTCTTCACTCTTTTATGATGAAAGGTAACATTATTTGTTCCACAGATAGGCTGTGCATTCATTGAATTAACATAAGTTCTTCGTATCTTCGTGCAACGAATCTATTAATGTATTTATGTCACGACCCACAATTAAATAGTGAATTCGTTACATTATTTTTAATTCATCCATTTGGTCTTCACTTCACCTAGTTCGAGTGTGGTCCATAAAGCTAAACCTTTTAAAAACAACCCTTTCAAAAACTGTTTCTAGTAATGTTCAGGACACATTACGCTAAGGAGATTAGACAATACAAATTAAAAGTGCTACTGTAACATAATGTTCGCCTGTTCACGGATAGagaaagatttttactgctagaAACTGCGTGGTGTCGCACAAATAAGATGAATGGATTTAGTTCAACGGCGTGCTAATAATATTTGTATGATAATATGGCCTGTTTAGCAGTCATGTTCACGTGTATTTCTACTGCGTATTTCAATGCCTCTGACAGAGCAGTTACGATCCCACCACTGCCTTGACGTGCCACAAGCACATAGATAGATACAGCGATCTTTTCCCGCCTCCGTCTGTAATGAGAGTTCTCCCCGTGTACGTTCTCTCCGGTTTCCTTTCACCTTCCCACAAACGTCAGTAAGTTGCTTTGCTACATGGCGACACCGCGGGCTGCCCAGCATATCTCGGACTGTGTTGGCCTTTGACATAAACGGCGTATTTCACTAATTTCGGATGTTtcgaagtacatgtgacaaataaagctaatcattatACAATGATTTACAGTTAAATCTTACAAATTTACAGTTATTATTACAAATATATAAATCACCGTTCACATCTCTCAGCTATAGTTTGCCATAGGAACACAATCGCCATCGATCCGTAGGCTAATGTGTGAGTAATAACTATCATCTTCAGTCAGTAACACATTTTTATTGTTAATAAGATCAACCGAACTGGTGTCATTCTACTCTGTATAACTAGTCCCAGGAAACTGTTGGGATGCTTTCACCGGACGTTTTGAATAACCTCAAAATTTAGCTAAACAGTCTTTTTGTCTCGGTGAAGCGGTTATCCTCTCTTTCTTCAGACGTTTCTAAATTAACTTAGCACTTAGCAGAACAACCTCAAGGAGCTCAGTTTCTCTAACGAACTGAATGAACTCACCTCGCTTGCCTATTACTATTCTGagatcaaacaagagaaaatctgctgatattTGTTGGGAACTCTCAGAGCAATGGCGAAGAAACTCCAACCGTCTGCTCACGAAGACGCCGTCCCCATGAGAAACCGTTGCTAGGGGTGAGACCTGTCTCTCGTTGCGATTGGTTGGCTGTACGAGCGTACGGCCACCCGCTCGCGGACTGTTGGAATTCGCGGACTGTCGGAATTCGCGCCCTCGCTCGTGAAGGCTGCCGCGAGCAATGGCAGAGGTAACGCTGGCCGACCCTGGGGATGAGCCGGAGATCGACTCCCGCTCCTTTTACACTGTGTTCGCCGGATCCTCGCAAGAGGAAGTTGCTAACGCCAAAGTGTTTTGGAGCTCAGTGACTCTGCAGCCGCCACTCGAGTCCCGCCTGGTGTCCAGCGACATCAAACAGCGGCTGAAGGTGGCGCCGTCCGCCGGAGTCAAATCGTGCAaaggtgatagaagagggaggggaaggggaagggggaatggAAGGGAGAAGAGGAGATGGGGGTGcaagggagggggaggaatgggAGGAGGATGTATGAGAGAGTGAATAGATGGAGGCGAGGAGAAGGATGAAGGAGGGACAAGGGATGGGGAGGAGGAGTATGGAAGGTGGATGGaagtgaggggaggagggatgggtaGAGATGGAGTGGAGGGGAAGGATGGGTAGGAGGAGTACTGGAGGGGGTGGAGGGAAGCCAGAGGGGAAAGAGAGTTgaagagcctgaagatacatgGTAGCTCAGAGGAAGTGGTGGGAGTTGTGGGGAGAAGTTTGAAAGCAATGGAACTGTGGTTCCAGGGATCGACGCCATGGTTGTGGTGTTGGAAGGGGAGACTCCTGCTTAAAACTACATGTTTCTGCTTTTCCAGAGCGATGTTGTCATTGCCAACCGAGCCAGGCAAACATCAGTAAGTACACACACCTTTAAAGATCTTACCTGTTAGTACATAAAACTCCTTTCTCATTGTTAACTTGTACTTTTCTGTGGTAATAAAATCATTTATAACACAATACTTCTGTTGTGGATGCGTAGCCTGGTGTTGGACTGAAGAACTTTGATCATGTAAACAGTTTCCACCCTCCCACCTTCACTCCCACCGTTATACAGAAGTTTTATTTCACCTGTTTCTGGTAATGCCTGTAGTTAGTGGTAACAGCAATCAGGATTACTG
The nucleotide sequence above comes from Hemitrygon akajei chromosome 26, sHemAka1.3, whole genome shotgun sequence. Encoded proteins:
- the hoatz gene encoding cilia- and flagella-associated protein HOATZ isoform X6, whose translation is MAEVTLADPGDEPEIDSRSFYTVFAGSSQEEVANAKVFWSSVTLQPPLESRLVSSDIKQRLKVAPSAGVKSCKERCCHCQPSQANIKYKQLLIEAHMQLKADEKERYLKKVSAKKRMEILELIKKQREERIQRACLPRFQ
- the hoatz gene encoding cilia- and flagella-associated protein HOATZ isoform X3 → MAEVTLADPGDEPEIDSRSFYTVFAGSSQEEVANAKVFWSSVTLQPPLESRLVSSDIKQRLKVAPSAGVKSCKERCCHCQPSQANIKYKQLLIEAHMQLKADEKERYLKKVSAKKRMEILELIKKQREERIQKEQLALPYKPKKIMPTLPEPACPDFSNEAQETYQALRQFD
- the hoatz gene encoding cilia- and flagella-associated protein HOATZ isoform X4, with the translated sequence MAEVTLADPGDEPEIDSRSFYTVFAGSSQEEVANAKVFWSSVTLQPPLESRLVSSDIKQRLKVAPSAGVKSCKERCCHCQPSQANIKYKQLLIEAHMQLKADEKERYLKKAKKRMEILELIKKQREERIQKEQLALPYKPKKIMPTLPEPACPDFSNEAQETYQALRQFD
- the hoatz gene encoding cilia- and flagella-associated protein HOATZ isoform X7, which translates into the protein MAEVTLADPGDEPEIDSRSFYTVFAGSSQEEVANAKVFWSSVTLQPPLESRLVSSDIKQRLKVAPSAGVKSCKERCCHCQPSQANIKYKQLLIEAHMQLKADEKERYLKKAKKRMEILELIKKQREERIQRACLPRFQ
- the hoatz gene encoding cilia- and flagella-associated protein HOATZ isoform X5 → MAEVTLADPGDEPEIDSRSFYTVFAGSSQEEVANAKVFWSSVTLQPPLESRLVSSDIKQRLKVAPSAGVKSCKERCCHCQPSQANIKYKQLLIEAHMQLKADEKERYLKKVSAKKRMEILELIKKQREERIQKEQLALPYKPKKIMPTLPHLHENKQ